A window from Candidatus Desulfatibia profunda encodes these proteins:
- a CDS encoding N-6 DNA methylase, with protein NEVDFNSSEDRHMFGDIYEKILSDLQSAGNAGEYYTPRAVTQFMADMVDPKLGQKVLDPACGTGGFLTCVIKNVRQKYVKTVDDEIVLQQSIFGVEKKQLPHSLCMTNMLLHDIDVPSNIKHDNTLARPLLSYGPKDRVDVVITNPPFGGMEEDGIESNFPTGLRTRETADLFLVLIMHLLRDGGRAGIVLPDGTLFGEGVKTRIKEKLLKECNLHTIVRLPNGVFSPYTGIKTNLLFFTKGEKTKNVWFYEHPYPEGYKSYSKTKPMRIEEFEPEKKWWNNRKENEFAWKVSAKDIKVGGYNLDIKNPHSPEDDLGDPDELLKEYKGLIKEVASTRDKLKQELMNALGGKA; from the coding sequence AACGAGGTTGATTTTAACAGTTCAGAAGACCGGCACATGTTCGGTGATATTTATGAAAAGATTTTGAGTGATCTTCAAAGTGCCGGTAATGCCGGTGAGTATTATACACCGAGAGCCGTTACCCAGTTCATGGCCGACATGGTTGATCCTAAATTAGGCCAAAAAGTGCTGGACCCGGCGTGTGGTACGGGCGGCTTTTTGACCTGTGTTATAAAAAATGTTCGGCAGAAATATGTAAAGACAGTGGATGATGAGATCGTCCTTCAGCAATCCATTTTCGGTGTCGAAAAGAAACAGCTCCCGCATTCACTGTGTATGACAAACATGTTACTCCACGATATTGATGTGCCTTCCAATATCAAGCACGACAATACCCTTGCCCGACCCCTGCTAAGCTATGGTCCCAAAGACCGTGTTGATGTGGTTATCACCAATCCCCCGTTTGGGGGAATGGAGGAGGATGGCATTGAATCAAATTTTCCTACCGGATTACGGACAAGGGAAACGGCAGACCTGTTTTTAGTGCTTATTATGCACCTTCTTAGGGATGGTGGGCGTGCCGGTATTGTTTTGCCAGACGGCACACTGTTCGGCGAAGGTGTCAAAACACGGATAAAAGAAAAACTGCTCAAGGAATGCAACCTACACACCATCGTTAGGCTTCCTAATGGGGTGTTCAGCCCTTACACCGGCATCAAAACGAACCTGCTATTTTTTACCAAAGGGGAAAAGACAAAAAACGTATGGTTTTATGAGCATCCCTATCCCGAAGGCTATAAATCCTATTCAAAGACAAAGCCAATGCGCATCGAGGAGTTCGAGCCTGAAAAGAAATGGTGGAACAACCGCAAAGAAAACGAGTTTGCATGGAAGGTGTCGGCCAAGGACATTAAGGTTGGTGGGTATAATCTGGACATTAAAAACCCCCATAGCCCAGAAGACGATCTTGGTGATCCTGATGAGCTGTTGAAGGAATACAA